The sequence TGAAACCGTCGAAAATTGTTTACATAAATTATCAGAATTAAACACTCTTCCCCAAGTATGTGTTATCGATTTGAATTTTCATCGTCAGGATATAATAGCAATAATTAAAAAATTGAGAACACATTATCCAACAATAAAACTAATTGCTCACAGTGATATTGATGATGATAAAGTAGGCAAGGCTCTTTTAAATATTGGTTTTTCAAACTATCTAATTCTTGGTAGTGACATAGATGATTTTAAAAGAGCCATTGACAAGACTGCCAATGGCTATCATTTTTAATATATAAAGCACTAACGCTCTAGCTGAAATTCTCTAAATTCATTCTGGCCTAGAAATTCGAATTTCTTTCTAAATAAATTTGAAAACTTCTTGTTGGCGGTTGCAAAGAATATTTGTTTTTTTTCCTTGACAATAAAATATCTTAAAAAATCCAAGAAAGATAATGCATTGAAATCGTCAATAAAAGTTACTGGATCGTCAAAGATTAAAATATTTGGTCCATTCTGTAGTTTTCTATTTAAACTTATAAAAATTGACAATACTAATGCAGCTCTTTGACCTGTACTAATTTGTGAAATTTCAAATGCCTTATCTTCTTTAAATAAAATCAATTTATTGTCTTTATATTGCAACGTTGAAAACTCTTGAGGTGAATGTATCGTTTTAAAGATATCCTTTATTTCATTAAGATTGTTTTTAAAAAAATCCTCCAAAATTATGTCTTCACTATTGTTGTTTAGCTTTTCTAACAGTTCAACTGCAATATTCAACCTCCTGCTAAGTTCCTTAATTTGAGGTAGTGATTTCTCTATATCTTCATTAACAATTAAAAGTTTTTTAATTTCATTCTGGCTGTTTTCTATAATTCTTAATGTGTTCAAATTCTCATTCAAGAGAGCTAAATCTTTTGAGATCTCTACAATATTTCTATCCTCGGGAATCTGAATGTAGCGGTTTAAATTTTCAAAACTAAAATTTAGAGATTCGATTTTAGTATTATTAGAATTAACTATTTCTTCTATTTTATCGAATCTATCGGTGTATT comes from Flavobacterium sp. I3-2 and encodes:
- a CDS encoding DNA-binding response regulator; this translates as MQTVTAQQKFTLAFINDKSPILDLICNDLIASGIEVMFRTETVENCLHKLSELNTLPQVCVIDLNFHRQDIIAIIKKLRTHYPTIKLIAHSDIDDDKVGKALLNIGFSNYLILGSDIDDFKRAIDKTANGYHF